One Oryctolagus cuniculus chromosome 7, mOryCun1.1, whole genome shotgun sequence genomic window, gagaaccggatggggttccaggccccttgatttggcctggaccagtcccagccatcgtggccatttggggagtgacccaacagatggaagattgtgtgtgtgtgtgtgtgtgtgtgtgtgtccctctctctctctctttgtactctgcttttcaaataaataaataaataatttttttaaaaaaggttcttGGGCCatactgcaggtgatggctcaagtagttgggtccctgtcacccacaagggggacctggattgagtctctgGCTCTCAGgatcagcctggctgagccccagctgtgggggggggggggaagggggcaTTTTGAGAATTAATCaacaaatgggagatttctctttctctttttttctctctctccttttcaaatgaataaaaaagttttcaaaagatTACAAAAAACCTGGTCAAaagagttaagttgccacttctTCAAAGAGTGGATATGAGTGTTGAATTGCTTGCACAGAGATGTCCAACTGTAATAGTTTAGTTATGAAAGTAATGCAAATTAAATCtgtgaaaaccaaaacaaaaaataaggatGTAGAACAACTAGATCTTTCATATACTACTTAGAAAGCAATCTTCCCACCCTCTTCAAtgcatttttttacaaaaaattatttctgtgctTCACTTAGGTGCTGTAATCATTCACCTGTACTCCTTATATATATGCAGATATTTTTGTGCATGGATGCATGAAATTTTTGTTCAAATTAGCATTTTTGTGAGGGGATGAGTATTGGAAAATCCTCTTCCACCATCTTGCTGATACCACTCTCAAGGTAAGTAAATCTGACATTAGAATTAAGAAAGATAATTCACAGGGCTTGCCTTGTGGGGCTTCAGGTTAACTGCTACTTGTGacagcagcattccatattgcagcactggtttgagtaccagcttctctgcttctggtccagctccctactgttgcctctgggaaggcaacagaggatggcctgaatatctgggcccctgctacccatgtgggagactaggattgagttcctggctcctggcttcagcatggagggcatggctgttgcagctacttgagtgtgaaccattggatggaaatctctctctctctctctctctctctctctctctctctgtcactctgcctttcaaccaaccaaccaaataagtaaatctttaaaaagatagttCAGAAAATATATGCTACCTATTAAAATAATTCTAAGTAACCTGGAGAGATATTAAGAAagatatattcattaaaagaacataaaatgacaagaaaatggaaaatgaaagggTAACATAATTTTTTTGGAGTAAAACAATATAATTCATGAGGGAAAAGTAAGTAGAAGGGTtagaaaataaaagcaggaaCTTTTTTTATGATCTTGAACACAAATATGGAAAAGATAAGGGAAAAGATAAATCATATGGAAATTCACAGTAGATCAAAAATAGTAATCTAGGAAGAGGAAGCGAAATAAATGaagggggaggggccagtgctgtggtgtagtgggtaaagctgctgactgcagtgccagcatcccacatgggcaccggctcaagtcccagctgttccacttctgatccagctctgctgtggcctgggaaagcagtagaaaatggctcaaggagcccagcactttggcatagcaggttaaagccctggcctaaagtgccggcatcccatatgggtgccaatttgagacccggctgctcctcttccaatccagctctctgctatgacctcggaaagcagtggaagatggtccaaatccttgggctcctgcactcgcatgggagacctagaagaagctcctggctcctggcttcagattggctcagctctggccattgaggccatttgaggagtgaaccagaggatggaagacctttctctctctctctctccctctctctgtctgtaactctgcctctaacataaataaataagcaaataaaaaaataaatgaagggggAAAATTATGATTAAGTAATATACCATTGTTTAAATCAAAAGGacattgtggccggcgctgtggctcaataggctaatcctctgccttgcggcgccggcacaccaggttctagtcctggtcggggcactggattctgtcccagttgccccccttccaggccagctctctgctgtggccagggagtacagtggaggatggctcaagtgcttgggccctgcaccccatgggagaccaggagaagcagctggctcctgccttcggatcagcacggtgcgctggccgcagcacaccggccatggcggccattggagggtgaatcaatggcaaaaggaagacctctctctctctctctctctcactatccactctgcctgtcaaaaaaaaaaaaaaaaaaaaaagacattgctaTGTAGTCTCTCTGTTACACAGTCTctcagtttcctcgtctgtaaTGTGGAGGTAGTAATTGTCCTTGCCTTAGAGGGTTGTGGGTATAATACATAAACAGCACTTAATACATAAACAGCACTTAAAACAATGCCTGACACATATTAAGTACTCAGCACATTTCGTTTCATGTTTCTGATTCTGTTACTGAGTGTGGAGCTAGATTGGTGCAGACACACTGACATGTAAATACATAGTTAGGAAATTGCAGATTTTCAAGGACACAAAGGAAATCCTGAGAGTTTTCAGTAGACAATGAAATCCTATAAAAGAACATTACTCATACTGGAATCAGCAACGAATTGTGCCAAAGAAAACACAGCAGTACGTTCAAAGGCTTGAGGGAAAGATGATTTTGACATGGAAGTTTTATACCCTGCCAAGTTATCAATCGTGTGTGAAGACAGTATGAAACCTTTCTAAACATGCAAAGCCTCAGGAAGTCTACATTTCACATGACTTTCTTGGTCAGTTACTTGAGTACATATAATGcacgaaaaaaaaaataaaccaaaaatgagGACATGAACAAACAGAAACTCAAGATAATATGAAAGCCAGAATGAGTGGATCCTACTTAGGAGAGCAAAGAAGGAATAtccagccggtgctgcggctcaataggctaatcctccgccttgtggcgccggcataccaggttctagtcccggtggcagCCAACGTAGATAGCAAAGTCCTGTCTGAAATGCACAAAGTATCAGGATGGAGGGTCCTGATTTCAAAAGTAATTCTACATGCTACATATTGAGATGTGGGAAAAAACAAACTCAAGGGTATgctaaagaaattagaaaagccTTTCTGAAAATGtcaacattcaaagaggaaggagCCAGTACAAATATGGACATGATATTTGTGGGTTTCAGGAAGAAAAGTAGATTCTCTTCCAATAAGCGAACTGTGTTGGGAAGGCCTAGTCCAAACAGGAAATGCTAACATGTCACAAAATATTTGGCAATCTGTATTTTGCTGGAAAGGAGTATCAGTTTGGCTTTGGGCTTAGAAACGTCTCCTTTGAGGGCCCCAGAGACTGGGACTCTGGGATCATAATataccaatatttttttaaagatttatttatttatttgaaaggcagagttacagagaggtagagggagagagagagctagagaggtcttccatccattggtttactcccagatggctgcaatggccagagctatgtcaattcaaagccaggagcctggagcttcctctgggtcttctcacatgggtgcaggggcccaagcacttgggccatctttctgctgctttcccaggccatagcaaagagctggatcagaagagaagcagctgggactagaacaggcccatatgggatgctggcactgcaggcagtgactttacccactaccccacagcgccagcccctaccagTATGTTCTATGTTGTGAATATTTGCCTGATCGTAACATGTCAGTGTAGTTTGTAGTTTGTTCTTCACCTTCTTAGGATGGAAAATTTGGAACATTTACAAGAGTCTTGTATCATATGATGAACCCCTATGTGTACATCACTCAACCTCAATGATACCAACAAGgcccattttatttcatttatgtgtCCCATTAATTTGCTCTCCTCAGTCCTTGTATTGTTTTGAAATATACCCAAATCATATCATTACATCCATAAATAGTTCAGCATTTAACTCTACATGAGTGCCTTTAAATAAGCTCTGTACATTGGTTGCTACATTCTTTCAAtctctttttccccccaaagaaacattttaattaaggaatacaaattttataagtacaactttaggaatataatgattcttccaactGTAttcaccttcccacccacactcccacccttcctcttcctctctctcccattcccagtcccattctctattaagattcattttaaatcatctttatgcacagaagaccaattctatactaagtaaagatttcaacagtttgcacacacacacagaaaacctgagaacaagttttacagttagctctcaataaaactcattgaggacacaggtcctgcatggggagttagtgcacagggactcctattataaatttaacaattaatactcttatatatgatgtcagtgaccacctaaggctcttgacatgagctgcctaggctatagaagccttttgaatccacaaactctgtcagtatttagataaggccataagcaaagtggaagttcttttctctcttcagagaaaagcacatacttctttgatggccacttctttccgctgggatctcactcactcacagagatccttcatgtagaacatttttttgccacagtgtcttggtttccatgcctgaaatgctctcatgggcttttcagccagagaaggatgacttaagggctgattctaaggtcagagtggtacataaagcaattgtcattctgtgagtctgctgtgtggactgcttcccatgttggaacattctctcctttatagttctatctattattattaatggacacttgatcctattatatgatcactttaacacttaatcctatctatatgttcactttaacacttaacatgatcactttaacacttaagatggaattttaccacccagcttaatgggatttggggtcccacgGCAAGTTTTTAAACAGTAAACTTTTTTAAACAGACTTAgtagtaagtccataggaatgtatacagaactatacagctttacagttacaaacttcctcctctctctcttattcccactcttattttttactgagatctattttctttttttttttttttttaaattttccaagggGAGTTTTATTGAtggctttggttcattcccttCCAAAAGACCAAATGAACTGAACAGTGGTAACCTTTAGATTTTATTGTCTTCATAGCAAAACAGAAGACGAAGATTAGAACTGGATCACTTGCCCCTTTCTCTTCTTATCTCCTCCCAATTCAAAGTGTTTACATCTCTTAATAGCCAACATTCTCTTGGATCTGCAGTTGGGCTCCACACACTCAAGCCTCAGCACAATCTTCTTTGTAGTTTTAGCCTTTTTCCGGAAAATCGGCTTAGTCTGTCCCCCATagccactctgcttcctatcaTAACGCCGCTTTCCCTGGGCATAGAGAGAGTCTTTGCCCTTCTTATACTGTGTCaccttgtggggctggtgcttgcCACACTTCTTACAGAAGGTCCGGCGGGTTTTCGGAACGTTCACCATGTTGCCGGAACGCTATCGGCTCGGAAAGAGAGAACCGGCCTGAAGCGGAAGTATAtgctgagatctattttcaattgactttatacatatatactccatgttaagtaaagagttcaacaaatagtatgaagaaaaagaaaaaactgctcctcaacagtcaagagaagggctgttcaagtcaatgcttctcaaagtgtcaatttcacttctacagatttccatTGCAggaagtcccagccacactgtgagtcctctCACACAGTCTcggtttttttcacagtcccagcacataaACCTCCCAGAGGCGTGagcaccagccccctgtcagttctccccaccagaatcaggagtctctactcagctggttgctgggcgctTACATGGCACAgatgttacatatgtccaaaatgatacCCACtgtatcagcttgttacaggatgccatcgaagggtgatggggagagagaaatgtacccctcctattttttttctcctctagtttgaaAGATatactatcccccacagggctctaaACCAGatttcctctaggctcttcctgcagctttatagCCAGTGGCTTTGGGCTGTTGCGGTCTGATCTcagctcactctccaatgctgttGCGGAGCTCCCAGAtgttggggtcctgagttgtgggcgtctatgccctccacatagatcctctatgtccctctaatttgtgtagtttcctctgctgttttctccctaactcttccctgagaatgcactctctccactttttttaaactatcttttcctagactagagcagtaagctccctccctactctgccatcttaatcccctCTCcccaaatatcttttaatttgtaGCATTCCTCTTCAGCCttgccattatttttatttatttatgtgtagaAACCAACTTGTTTTTTCTCTTGAGCTTCTCACAGTCTGGGCTTTCTAATTAAATTACTATTATAATAATTTGTTTCTTGCATATTCtcttaattaataaatatatctagAAGATGAAAGAGATTGGGATTTGAATTTTGGTCAAGTCTGCTTTTTAGCAATGGTGTATCCATAGTGGCTagtcagttctctctctctccttatattAGCAACCATTGATGATCATAGCCTccattcattatttcattaatgATAGCAAATTGTTTTTACTAATTCAATCATTCCCTCATTTCTTATTTGGGACACTTCTATAAACTTATTATCAATTGTTTGATTAATCCAAGGAAAGACAGGATAAattgttctttgttctttgttcttttcaatTTCCAGTTTTCATTAATGAGTGGATTCTCCAGCACCCTCCAAAGATGACAAATAAGATTTTTGAtgtattttcatgtgcttataaAAATCAAGAGTTTAAAATCATTGGTGTGTTTCCATCTATTGTAGTTATATGCAATAATCCTTAAATTATCCCATCCTTGGACAATGCCAGCCTTCTCAGTTTGGCTGCTAGACCCATTTGATGTGATCCCAGCAAGGGTTGCATACTATCCTGGTATGAGAGATGTTTCAGTATTAtcctctacattttcttctgCAAATCTGGACTCAAACATTTCTCCAGGATTCTCCAGTTCTTCTTAGTGCATCACGAGGTTTGCAGACCACAGTCTGGGTCTAGGAGTCCTCATGGCTACTGATTTGGCCGCAGTCACCATGCCTTTACTGTGTAAAGAGCTGGGAAATAATCCATGCTTGTTTTGCTTTAGAATAAATTATTCCTTCTAATTTGAATTCAAGGCTACAGGGTTTTTAGTTGCCCTTTTAAAATTGTATAGCTCTATCTCCTTTCTTTTATGCTGAATATATCAATTCTCAATGATACCAatataattacttatttatttgcctcATCCTACTTAAAAACAAAGCACCATCTTAAGACAGAACCAACATTCCTgtgagaaatagaaatgaaacagCCTAAGCTTGTTTTCTGGAAGTTCTTCTTAAGAGTATATTCCACCAAGGAGATATAGTCATATTTATTGTGTTTTGAAGTTACTTGAAACAGTTTCTCTCAGTGTGGGAATGCAGTTACCAATTGGAATTATAGTTAGGATCATTTGCTtaattttgctttcaattttccagaattgctttcttaaaatttaattttgtttttagaatgGTGTAAACCATGATTTCATGGTCCTAAAGCCATTTCTATAGAATTAGAGATGTTTCCATGGCCACCTCCCctctattctttctctctccttataGCAGTTTGCTTTTATGGTTTGTCCTTCATTTTATTATATAAGTACctgtatatgcatacacacactacatatatgcacatatttgCATGTACATGCCAGGTGCAGGTAGAGGTgtgtatatatacagatatatgtatatatgtgcatatgtatgtgtgcatatgttgCACATGAATTTgaaagtgtgtatgtgtatataatatacGAACATGTATAGTCACGTATTTCTCAGTGATGGGGATAGGTTCTGAGAAATgtatcaggggccggtgctgtggtgcactaggttaatcctccacctgtggcgccggcatcccatatgggcaccgggttctagtcctggttgctcctcttccagtccagctctctgctgtggcctgggaaggcagtagttcttgggcccctgcacccacatgggagactgggaagaagcacctggctcctggctttggattggcacagctccagccgtgtggccatttggggagtaaaccaacggaaggaagagctttctctctgtctctctctttctctcattgtctgtaactctacctgtcaaataaataaataaaatcttaaaaaaagagagagaaatgtatcaTTGGGTGATCTTGTCATTGTGTCAACATCCTAGAGT contains:
- the LOC100358359 gene encoding large ribosomal subunit protein eL42, whose product is MVNVPKTRRTFCKKCGKHQPHKVTQYKKGKDSLYAQGKRRYDRKQSGYGGQTKPIFRKKAKTTKKIVLRLECVEPNCRSKRMLAIKRCKHFELGGDKKRKGQVIQF